Within the Channa argus isolate prfri chromosome 12, Channa argus male v1.0, whole genome shotgun sequence genome, the region TCACTATTACCCCACAGTAAAGTGCAGTACAGAATGAAAAAGTTAAAGTTCCTCACCTTTTTATAAGAAAGAGTGTTGAGAACAGGAAGGAGATGTTGGATCATCTGTAAGATAAACTAAGTTGTGAAGGCCACCAGGAACTGGATCTCTGCTTTAAGTTAGATTATGAGGATCCCAGTTTTTTGCAAAGCTTCTGTCAGTAATTTAAGTGTTTACCTCTGGTGGTTGTATGATTCTTCCTCCACTGACGTAGTCCCATTAACACCAGCAGAGACACCAACACAATACTGACACATATCCTGAGCAGCATGTGAAGCTGAAGGCAGTGAGTGGGGAACGAATGAGGCTCCTCATGAtctgctggaaaaacaaaaaataagttGTATCGATCAGAAACAATGACACAACATATAACGTTCTCTGAAATTGTAACTATTGGAAGCTCTTCTGACCATGACTTttctcaaatattaaaaatattgaaagcCACAGTTGTTAAAGAGTTATTCTCAACTGATACACACATCCACCTAATGCACAGAGTTATGAAAATATGCAAATTCCTGCTCCCAAACCTTCAAACGTGGAACTTTCGACAGGCTCAGTACAAGGCACGAATTTACTCAAATCCTCACTAATGCTGCTCTGATCTttgacagtcagccagctctcTGGTGATTCTCCAGCTCCACTGATGCTGCACTTGTAGAGTCCTTCATCCGACTTGGAAACACCGGCTATGGTTATCTCTCGTCTCGCTGAGCTCCCCATGGAGATGCCATCTTTATAGAACGTAGCTGAGAGGCTGGAGGACgtctgcttttctctgcagcgCAGAGTCACATTATCTTCCTCCATTACAGAAGGAACAGGACTCTCCAGGATCACAGAACCAGCTGAACACATgatttggaaattattttttgctaAGAATTGTTGTATGTTGAAAATACTTATTAATTTTTACACAAAGGGAACAAAGCTAAACAATAGGACATATAACACACTGGACAAATCAATGATTTAATCTCCAACCTGACATCTGTATAGACTAATGTAACGAGACTTTAACATGACATGAACTCAGTGTTTTACTCTTTACTTACAagtgacagtgatgttgacgctgttacttttctttattcctCCCATTTCACACCAGTATTCTCCACTGTCCATCACTACATATGCAGGTGTTATAGTGCAGGGTCCTGTTGATTTGTCCCAGGTAGCAGCACATGGTTTAACAGTTCCCTTTACCCTCCTCAGCACTCTCCAACCTTTCAGTCCATTCAGTCCTTCACAGCTGACATTAATGGTGCCATGTTCAAAgtgctgctgtctgtttggaAAAACCTGAGGAAAAATTGCATCTGCAAGAGAGAGTTGGTGACAAATTTTCATTTACCAGCAGTGTTCAAATTCATCATATTTCCAAACACTATTAAATACTATACAAATTGTTATTGgtcaaaatatgtaaattaaaagatTACATTAACCTTCCTTAAGTGATAAAGACAACATGTacacataaaattaaaagtctGCTTCTTACCATCTTTCAGAGAATAACTGAGGTGAAGCTGAACaaccagcagcaacaacataTTCATCGCtgctaaaacaaagacagagagctGTGTGTCAGAAGATAAATTACTGATTTATCATGAGTTTATCAGCTGTTATGTTACAACTGATTGTGATGTAGTTTTAATCTAATCTGCAAACTCCCAGTGCATGAAAAACATTAGCAAATTTGTAATCAATTAtatcagaaaaaacacattcactacATATTGTTATAAAACAACTGATTGACTATACTTTTAGATTTAGGCTCAGTACTCACACAGTCTGATGCAGAGATCTGCAACCTGCATGTTGTCGTCCACCTGTCGCCTGACTGAGCATCACATGTACAGTTGAATTCAAATGTGAgaacctcctcttcctctgtggcTGATAGATCATGTAGATACAAATTAACTTACTGCTGAAGCTGTGTCAAGtagaaaagctttgttttagTGTCTGCTCTTCAGGCTCTGCTGCTTGGGCCCAAACTGTTTGGTTCTAGTGGTTTTTATCAGGGATCAATTTATTGTATCGTCTCCTCTGGTGACTGAGGCAACTTCAGGTCTGAAGTTTCTGAGAAGGAAAGAGAttctgaaaatagaaaataaaaacaaaaaaatacaatgtcaCCAGGTGGAAGCAGTGAGTCTGACTTATAGAACACACTGGCAATAAAACACATCCAACAGATGTTTGGATATGTAATGGGACATCACAATAATATATTTGGCCTTCTACTAATATCTACTATGACTAAGATATTTATTGtcattctcctctttctccttaaAGACAGGCAGCCTGTTCCACCCACTGTGAGTTAAGTTATTATAGTGTTTTAATGAACAACAGGAGGCAGGTCCAGagtttagtttcagtttgaAAATTTTACTGCCATTAAGTAAACAAGATGAATAGAAACGAAAGTACAGGACGAGGACAAGAAAACATGCTCTTTGTCAGTAAACTTGACCAAATCTGACCTGAGATATTACAACTAtcttacaaaatatataaatgaaagaaTTGAGTAGAGTGTTTTGCAAGgaggaaaataatgtaaaagcTGCACTTTATTTAAACTTGAGGACAGTATGTGATAAAGTCAAAGGTTATCTGAGACGACTGGTGTGAAAGTCCACATTCCTGTTAGGAAAAGCGACTCTAAGGACACAGGGACACTCAACAGGTATGTGGGACTTTTgcatgaaaaacatgttttcttactTTATTTTAGCAATTATCATTAGCATACTGTTATATTAAAGTTACCCCGTACAtttttgaaattactttttccaATATATCCATGTCCTTTGTGTTACCAATGAGTTGCattcaaatgtcatttaataaaacatttgtaaaatgtatgaaCCTTTCATCTGAGAACatgcatattaatattatatataaaaagtagcctccaaaaccaaaacaaagacctctctgaaaacaaactgaacattctcaccttcatgaaggaggattCTAAATCTTTCAGCCTTTGAGACTGTGAACCACCAGATCTTCCTGTCCACACTCTGACTTAGGCCTCTCTGACTCTTGCCTAGAgtgtggtcaactcaacagcaccttcctacctGAACTCTCTCATGCAGGTGAAGAATATCTCCCAACCACTGCACTCTGCCAATGAAGAGTGTGTGGTTGTCCCACCTCTACACAAATGGTCCCAAGCAAAACTCtgcagctcagtgatcccacattggtggaacaagctaccaaactctgcatgctcatGCTCACGCTCTGCTAGCAAAGCACCAGTATTAGAAATGCTCTACCTCTACATAATTCTAGCTGTCAAAATACCTAAATGggattttaaaaagctaaaccAAAGTAGACGAACATGTTCCTCTAAACAAGTTCCCAAAAGCACAAAAGCCaattagccaaaaaaaaaacagccacctGTGATTACTTTGCCTTTAGTTTAAGACTCATTTGTCATGGTTGGTTTCACTTTTCACACctgaattattttcatttcagaacTTTAGGATGATTCACATTCAGGACAGATGCTTCTTGAAACCACATATCTGGATCTTGGTTTTGTCCCACACAGTTGTCTTCCTTCTCTTAACACAATCCTGTGGAGGTAAAGTTGCACACAGAAACTATAATAAAAGCCTTTGTTTGTCAAGGTAAAATATCAGAGTGAGAATTTATAAAATTACTGTGTCTGACTGAtgtaaagaaagcagaaaaaatacagttatatttataaaacaacatttttcccCTTAGGTCAGCCTCGTGTGACTGGTTCTCCTCAACCAATCACGGCCATGGTTGGAGATGATGTCATTTTGCCATGTCACCTGGAACCTGCGGCTGATGCTTTTGACCTGACTCTGGAGTGGGCGAGACCTGATCTAAACCCTAGATTTGTTCACTTGAGACGGGATGGTTTGGATTTCCTGATAGAGCAGAATCCATCATACTTTGGGAGGACAAAACTATTCTTCAACAAACTGAAGTGTGGAGACATTTCActgagaatctccaaagtgaaACTCTCTGATGCAGGAACATACAGATGCTTTCTTCCAAAATACAGCACGGACCATGTTTCTATGCTTGTTGTTGGTGAGTCCGTATCATTCAGGAAAggaatatatacatatttagaGAGAAAGATGTTCTGCTGcactgtgtgaaatgtaaaaaaaaaaaaaagattatatatacagtatatataataaGGGGATTTTGATTCTGTTATATTTGGACATGGCCATTACTACCACTGTGCTAAGGAACCGCAGTAGAAATAAATGGGTGGATAGTAGGAGATAAATGATCTTGCCTTTGAGTTGCAGACCTGTTAGCTAAACTTCACTAAATAGAAACTGGGTCCAGGTGAAGGTTACGTTCAGATTTAGTACATAGTTAAAACAGTGACACAGGAACTAACCAGACAGCCACCAGCAGGGTGCGAGGATAAAACAGATGTGCTTCTCTTATGAGGACTTGTATAAACCAAAACAGACATTAGGGCCACAGGAAAACTGGGGCCACTTGACAGACCCAATTCACCTGTATGTGGGCAGATCAGAGGAGCTTTTAGGCCAACTACGAGTATTTAAGTACAGGCAGATCAGTGCTAAGAAGATTGGCCATTTGGCCCCTGGCTCTTGATGACTCACAGGGGCATTTGGGTTGAACACAAAGGAATGTGGGCCATCCAGACCAACATTACAACAATCAGAAATAGAGTTGGTCCAAATCCATTATAATTAAAGCAATAAGATGAGGCGAGTGGGACTAGGATTAAAAACACTAAGAAACTGTTAGAAAATAGTGGGACTAATATGGTTCTTATTTGTCCACCAGAGGGGCATTGGTGCTGCCCAGGACTGCTTCCATCATCAAGTTTATTAATGATAAACTTGACTTAAGCAACCCTTAAAcaactttttgacatttctactGCAGGTTCTGTCTCCTCTCCTGAGATAGAGATTTCCAAACTCAGCAGTGGGGTGGTGTTGAAGTGTGAGTCTAAAGGCTGGTATCCAGAGCCTGAGGTGTTGTGGGTGGACGGTGAGGGAAACGTCCTCTCTGCTGGACctacagagacagtcagaggtCCTAATGACCTCTatactgtcagcagcagagtcacTGTGGACAAGGGACACGGACACAGATTCATCTGTAGAGTCCAACAGAACATCAACCagagcagagagacacacatacatgtttcaggtaaaaaatgttttttagtcaTTTGATCTCTGTCTCAGCTTCTGATACATGTattgtatttaatatatttggttttgtgttttattattttagatgaTTTCTTCACAGCTCGATTTAGTTCTTCAGTTCGCATCACTATCAGCTTGGTTGTTTGCTTCATGTGTGTTctgacagtttttgttgtgtggaaaaaaaacagtaagtcacaggtttattgtttttctattattaattatgattattattaccattgttgttattaataattaaaattaccATTAcatgttgtttctctctctctaacctGATTTCATGTCTCTCTACACTGTATGCTGTTAGTTAAAGaacctaaaaaataataattatagtaTATTTCTGCTGTGCCTCCATGGAAACTTTGCTTCTcaatcttttatttagcaaaaggcaacatgaacacaaaatatatgtttcatgtaaacacattaatgctttgttaatactttgttaatcaatctttaatatttttgtgttcacACAGAGACCAAGATGCATCAGGAAGAAACTGAggtgggaaaagaaaagagcaaaacatcCAGCAACAGAGCAGAACTTCAGCTCCTGATTGAAGGACAGAGAGAACATCTGATGACAGGAAGTGAGAAAGTGAATTATTTGGAGAAGACAAAGGTAAATCTTGATGAGAAGTTACAGAAGAAGGATGAAGAACTTCAACATGTAGAACATGTAATTACAACACTGAGAGAGCAGAAGAAGGATCTGAAGAACCAGAGAGAGAAACTCATCCAATTATTGCAGGAGGtgaagacacagacagaggaaaacaagaagaagCTGAAGGAAAAGCCGAAagtggacagagagagaaaaatggagaggtgtcaaaaaagcaaaatacatctggagagcagaaaaacagaatgtGAAGAAATGATACAGAGCACAGAGAAACTACTGGAGTCAACAGAGAAAATGATTGATGAAATGACAGAAAGGAAAGGGAAACTAGTGAATGAGAAAGAACAATTAGAGAAAcaactgacagagacagagaaacagagacatgtGATTCAGACAAAGCTGGAGTCAGAGTAGCCAGAAACagaagaggaacaaaaaaatCAGTCATCTGAAGATCCTGTGTGATTGATGTGTAAATATGAAGAGTATTTGGTTTATTCTGTTTAGAATTTAAAGACTCAGTTACACTGATTTTGAAGAACAGTTTTTTCCTTGTTCTGTTTACAgttcattttaatgtatttgtgaAAGTCAATAAAACACCAGTTACAGTACAGTGGACCATAAATttataatacacattttttaCCAGTAATACATTCCGCTATTTTATTCCAAATTATCAAGAACTTAAATCATTTGTAATACAGTGCCATAGGAATGAGTCCTATATTTTAGCACTTCTGTTCCCTAATTCTGAAGTCAGTGGGTTTTTTTCAGGGTTAGATGTCTAAAACCCATTTTATTCtacaacattcatttttttttcagtaaatactCCACTTGCAAGTGAGgcacaaggcagcaaaaatctaagtcaaggagaacactttaaagcaaagtgctatgagaagagttcacatttttgaatttttatgaaggttttgtaaaatattatatatatatatatatattttacaaaatatacattttttttcaaaatatacatttttaacaatttaagtGCACAGGAATTTGATCCTTGATGATGATCCCCAGACTTAGTGGGGACCATCACTAAAGACCcattgttgatgctgatgttgtgttgaatGTCTGGCTCCAAAGACTAGAACTTCTCTACTCTTAGAAAGGTTGAACTaaagatgtctttctctcattcaAGCatagagacaggcagaaatgggTGGTAAGACAGTAGAGtcatttggtaaatggtaaatagtcgcttatatagcacttttatccaaagcactttataatgttgattcccattcacacacatgcagatggcggtggctgccatgcaaggtgctcacctgacccaccgggagcaacttgggtgtcagtgtctttcccaagaacacttcgacatgtagccagtaGCTAAAGTTATAGATACGTAGGTATCAGCCCTATACCAGGAGCAGATCACACCATCTGTAATGCTATTTCAGAATGGTAGCTGACCAAccgttgggggggggggggggtgttactATCACAGTATAGTCTCCTTTGCTCTCCCCTCAGCCAGCAGATCGTCTTTTCATCGACCACACACTGCACCAGGACTCCAGGGTCCTCCAGCCGCTCACCTGCCTCTCCCCACAGATATTCCCCCACTCTTGTGCTTCTCTCACTTCTGTTCTTACCTGTGCAATGCCTATCAATAACCAGCCTATTTTaccactttattattttaattagtttagaTAAAACCActtctttaattattttaccgTCCTCTGTTTACCGCCTCTCTGTTCTGTCTCTCACTTTGGTGATGGCTAGTCCAGCTTAATCACCAGATCTAGACCCCACAGCTTGTCCCAcaagtaacaacaaaataaaacaggctGAGAATGACAGGGAATcttcacaaaatattttaatgcaagtttacaataaaacagcatcaagacaaaataaaaataccaatgTTGAATAAGGTTTTAGAGGCAAATTTAACCAGTTATAGATTTTTGAATTTTTGCATAACCATCGCAGTTATGCAgcgtttaaaatacattttcagtgttatagaggaattacatttttatacatttaatttgagaaTATGATCTCAAATTAAGTGAAATTCATACAAAGTatgtttttacatgtattatacagtacagtatgtgtctgtcACTCACGTGGCTCAGGAGATTGACTTAATTCTATCAAATGTGTTACTCTACATTGTGCATGAGACATTGTCACCATACAGCCTTTCACAAGTAACTTTGTTCAATGGCGAtaagaaacaatgaaaaacaagacACTGTGCTTTATTGTGAAATGCAGTGTGTGAAAGTGGACAAGGTTAGATTTTGTGGCAAAACAGCTATAAGAGTACATATCTGAATGTAATGCTATTGCATATGTGCAAAGTTTATGAATTTACACACAGAGGAAGCCTTTGATGTAAAtggtttttttggtttaaagaGCAGCTAAATTGTAGTTTAGTCAGCTATGAACTGAGGGGGGTTCATCTTGGCTTTGTAGGCATCAtctataaataatatttgacacttaaacaatgcaaatacattttacaactAAAACATTTGTCCTTATATG harbors:
- the LOC137137542 gene encoding butyrophilin subfamily 3 member A2-like, producing the protein MIHIQDRCFLKPHIWILVLSHTVVFLLLTQSCGGQPRVTGSPQPITAMVGDDVILPCHLEPAADAFDLTLEWARPDLNPRFVHLRRDGLDFLIEQNPSYFGRTKLFFNKLKCGDISLRISKVKLSDAGTYRCFLPKYSTDHVSMLVVGSVSSPEIEISKLSSGVVLKCESKGWYPEPEVLWVDGEGNVLSAGPTETVRGPNDLYTVSSRVTVDKGHGHRFICRVQQNINQSRETHIHVSDDFFTARFSSSVRITISLVVCFMCVLTVFVVWKKNKTKMHQEETEVGKEKSKTSSNRAELQLLIEGQREHLMTGSEKVNYLEKTKVNLDEKLQKKDEELQHVEHVITTLREQKKDLKNQREKLIQLLQEVKTQTEENKKKLKEKPKVDRERKMERCQKSKIHLESRKTECEEMIQSTEKLLESTEKMIDEMTERKGKLVNEKEQLEKQLTETEKQRHVIQTKLESE
- the LOC137137567 gene encoding uncharacterized protein isoform X2; protein product: MQVADLCIRLSMNMLLLLVVQLHLSYSLKDDAIFPQVFPNRQQHFEHGTINVSCEGLNGLKGWRVLRRVKGTVKPCAATWDKSTGPCTITPAYVVMDSGEYWCEMGGIKKSNSVNITVTSGSVILESPVPSVMEEDNVTLRCREKQTSSSLSATFYKDGISMGSSARREITIAGVSKSDEGLYKCSISGAGESPESWLTVKDQSSISEDLSKFVPCTEPVESSTFEADHEEPHSFPTHCLQLHMLLRICVSIVLVSLLVLMGLRQWRKNHTTTRDDPTSPSCSQHSFL
- the LOC137137567 gene encoding uncharacterized protein isoform X1; this encodes MQVADLCIRLSAMNMLLLLVVQLHLSYSLKDDAIFPQVFPNRQQHFEHGTINVSCEGLNGLKGWRVLRRVKGTVKPCAATWDKSTGPCTITPAYVVMDSGEYWCEMGGIKKSNSVNITVTSGSVILESPVPSVMEEDNVTLRCREKQTSSSLSATFYKDGISMGSSARREITIAGVSKSDEGLYKCSISGAGESPESWLTVKDQSSISEDLSKFVPCTEPVESSTFEADHEEPHSFPTHCLQLHMLLRICVSIVLVSLLVLMGLRQWRKNHTTTRDDPTSPSCSQHSFL